The Methanococcoides sp. LMO-2 genome segment GTGTTGAGGAAGCCGCCCGTATAAAGGGAGAAGGAGCTTCGCCTGAAGATGAAAAATGAGGTGAGAACATTACTGAAGATAAAGCTGTGAAGATTGCCATCCTCAGGTGTGATATCGTATCCGAGGCCTGTCCGGGGACAGGGTGTTTTAAGGCTTTCAATGATCGGAGAGTAAAGTTCGCCGAATATGATGATAATGCACAGATGATCGCATTCTTCACATGCGGAGGCTGCTCAGGCAGGCGTGTATTCCGCCTGGTGCGTTCCCTGCAGAAGAGTGGAGTGGATGTGATACACCTGAGCTCATGCATGCAGATGAAGAACTACCCCGAATGCCCTCACATTGATACCATCAGAAAAACGATAGAGAATGCAGGCATCAGAATTGTCGAAGGAACACATCACTGATCAAATTAACTAAAGAAAGGAGAGGATCACAATGGTCAAACGAATGATAGTAAAGATCGATGAAGATAAGTGTACAGGCTGTGGACAGTGTGTCTCCCCCTGTGCCGAGGGAGCAATACAAATAATTGACGGCAAGGCAAAGGTCGTTTCCGAGGACCTCTGTGATGGAATGGGATTCTGTATCGGGGTCTGTCCCGAGGGTGCTATATCCATCGAGGAGAGGCAAACCGTTGAGTTCAATGCTGAAAAGGCAGAGGCTCAGCCAAAGAGCACAGATGTATCCATCAGGTGCTTCAGTTGCGGTGCCGGGGAAGATGAGAGATATCTCCTCCCGATGAGGCATAAGATGGAGAGCCTCTGGGTCTGTACACGCTGCCTTCCCCAGCTTATCCACGGGTGAAGCAGATTGATAGAACTTGAACTCACATCTAAAGTGGATCACCTCTGTGATCACACTTTCAATTTTTACTGGCATGAGAAGGAGCTGGACCCTGATGCAGTAGTTCCTTCCCAGAAAGGTACGGAATATACCTACCGCCAGCTTGTGGAAGAGCTGAAGAAAGGAGAGGACATCCGCATAAAGGGGAGTGTCGGTTCAAGGTTCGCATACAGCATGGGCGTTGACCTTGCACACTTTGGCGGAACAGGAAAGACTGCAACTGCAGGCCGCATCTTCGTTGAAGGCAATGTCGGCCCGGAGGCAGGGATGGCGATGTCAGCAGGTGCTCTTTACCTCACAGGAAATATCGAAGAGCCGCTGGGGAACATCATCGAGGTCATTTCTGATGAAAAAGGGTACAGGAAGTTCATATCAATCACGCAACTGCTCTGTGGCAACACCTCCGAAACCCCACTTGAGAATACATTCGATAAAGTCGAAAGGAAGCTGACCCTCAATGACGGTATCCTTCGCGGAACACTTGCCTCAAGATGTAACTGCGATGCAGAGATCGTGGTCGAAGGAAATGTTTACAACGGCACAGGCTTGCTAATGGAGAGCGGTACCATCACCATCAGAGGTGATGCCGGGCTCAATACCGGTGCACACCTTAACGGCGGAAATGTCGTTGTGGAAGGCACGGTAGGCGAATTTGCAGGTGCCTACATGAAAGCTGGAGTCCTGCTGTTCAATGATGCAAAAGGCTATGCAGGTGCAGGCATGCTTGCCGGCACCATATATTCAAGGAAGAAGATACCCCCTGCACCTCCTGCTGAGAAGAAGAGAATGGGAGGCGGTGACAGTTCTACCGTGCGAAAACTTACCGGTGCCGGACGTGTGGAGTCCATGCTCTACAACAAGTACGAGGTCGGTGAGGAAAAAGAACAGTACATCAAGGTAAAAATGAGGGATG includes the following:
- a CDS encoding ATP-binding protein, whose protein sequence is MVKRMIVKIDEDKCTGCGQCVSPCAEGAIQIIDGKAKVVSEDLCDGMGFCIGVCPEGAISIEERQTVEFNAEKAEAQPKSTDVSIRCFSCGAGEDERYLLPMRHKMESLWVCTRCLPQLIHG
- a CDS encoding formylmethanofuran dehydrogenase, which encodes MIELELTSKVDHLCDHTFNFYWHEKELDPDAVVPSQKGTEYTYRQLVEELKKGEDIRIKGSVGSRFAYSMGVDLAHFGGTGKTATAGRIFVEGNVGPEAGMAMSAGALYLTGNIEEPLGNIIEVISDEKGYRKFISITQLLCGNTSETPLENTFDKVERKLTLNDGILRGTLASRCNCDAEIVVEGNVYNGTGLLMESGTITIRGDAGLNTGAHLNGGNVVVEGTVGEFAGAYMKAGVLLFNDAKGYAGAGMLAGTIYSRKKIPPAPPAEKKRMGGGDSSTVRKLTGAGRVESMLYNKYEVGEEKEQYIKVKMRDGSIVMRKVD
- a CDS encoding CGGC domain-containing protein, which encodes MKIAILRCDIVSEACPGTGCFKAFNDRRVKFAEYDDNAQMIAFFTCGGCSGRRVFRLVRSLQKSGVDVIHLSSCMQMKNYPECPHIDTIRKTIENAGIRIVEGTHH